The genomic interval ATTCGAAACTTCATGCTGGTCATCGGCTCCATCAGCTCGGTGTTCGACTTCTTGACCTTCTATGTATTGCTGGAAGTTTTGAAAGCCGAAGAACAACTGTTTCAAACCGGGTGGTTTGTGGAGTCGCTTTGCACACAGGTGTTGGTGATTTTCATCATTCGCACGCGCGGTAACCCACTCAAGAGCAAGCCGCATCCATTGCTCGCCTTCACCTCAATTGCGGTTGTGGCCACGGCCATCGGGCTGCCGCTCACACCGCTGGGATCGCATCTGGGCTTTGTGGCACCCCCTGCGTATTTTTATGGCATCTTGGGGGCGATGGTGGTCACCTATCTGGGCGTGGTCGAAGTGGTGAAACGCATTTTTTACCAACGCGCCCTGACCCATCAATAGCCCAAGGCTTTGGCAATTTTATGACGCGGCACCGTGGTTTTGGGGCACTTGGCCTTTGGTAACTCAAACCACTGGCGCACATCCTCCTCCACCCCCACGCCATGCATGTAGTTGTAAATGGCCTTCTTCAGTCCAAGGCCTAAGGTGTCGTGGTCTGTGCCGGTTGGGTCGATGAAAGCAATGTCGTTTTTCGCAAAACTCACCTCTGGCAGGGGCACCACTTGCACACCGTAGTCCGCGGGGTTTTGACCCACAGGTGAATGCACGGTACAGGCAAAGCGATGGAAGAAACCGCTTTGAATACAGCCGTTCTCAAACAGTTGACGCACGTACTCCAGCGCATCCACGGTGTCTTGCAGTGTCTGCGTCGGAAAGCCGTACATCAAATAGGCATGCACCAAGATGCCTGCCTCCGAGAAGCCTTTGGTGACTTGCGCCACCTGCTCGACCGAGACGCCTTTTTTCATCAAACTCAAAAGCCGATCTGAGGCGACTTCCAAACCGCCCGACATGGCGATGCAACCACTCTGCGCAAGCAATTCAGCCAACTCGGGCGTGAAGGTTTTTTCAAATCGAATATTGCCCCACCAAGAGATATGAACCTTGCGGCGCAACAGCTCTTCAGCCAAAGCTTTAAGGGCCTTGGGTGGTGCTGCCTCATCTACAAAGTGAAAACCGGTTTGCCCTGTCTCGGCCACGATTTTTTCAATCCGATCGACCAGCGTGCTTGCCGAAGCCGTTTCGTAGCGCGAGATGTAGTCAAGGCTCACGTCGCAAAAACTGCACTTCTTCCAGTAACAGCCGTGGGCCACCGTCAGCTTGTTCCAACGGCCATCGCTCCACAAGCGGTGCATGGGGTTGAGCATGTCAAGCAGCGACAGATAACGGTCCAACGGCAAGCCATCCCAAGTGGGTGTGCCCACATCCTCAAACGGCACATCGGGCTCGGCCCAGTTCATCAAGCGCACCTCGCCCGTATCGTTGCGCACAAAGGTACGCACCAACCGCTGCACGCTTCGTTTGCCTTGCAAGTGCTCAAGTAAAGCCAGCAAAGGCCGCTCGCCGGCATCGAGGCTGATGAAGTCAACATAGTCAAACACGCGAGGCTCGGTCAGCTCGCGCAACTCGGTGTTGACAAACCCGCCGCCCAAGCCAATGTGGATGTGTGGGTGATGCGCCTTGATGGTCTGCGCCATGCGAAAAGCTGCGTACACCGCGCCAGGAAAAGGCACGGAAAGCAACACCAACTGCGGCTGGTGTTTGGCAATGACCGCCAGCGTCAAAGCTTGAAGTGTGTCGTCCACCAGCGTGGGGGCGGCGGCCAAGGCTTGGGCCAAGGGCTCGAACGTGGCTTGACTGCCCGCCAGCTGTTCGGCGTAACGCACAAATTCAAAGCGGCTGTCGACCGCATCGCGCAGCACATCGGCCAGGTCGTTCAAATACAACGTGGCCAAGTGGCGTGCGCGGTCTTGTTGACCCAACGCCCCAAAGGCCCAAGCCAAGGGGTCACCACTGCCTTCATCGTCATAGGCGTCCAGCGATGCAAAGCGCGGGCCTTCTGGCAAAAAGCCTCGGCCTGCAATGCGGTGGCTCAACGTGGCATCACGCCCTTGCAAAAATGCAAGGGTGGGGGCAATGGTGGATTGGTAGCTCTCGAAATAGTCTAAAAAGTAATTCACGCTGGCGCTGCGCTGGGCCTCTGGCTGCGCCAAGGCAGACGCTCGCACTTGGGCCAACCCGTTCGGCGTGAACAACTCCAACACCAAGGCCAAGGCCAAATCCTCCTGCACAGCATCCACGCCCTGGGAACGCAAAAACCCCGTCAGGTAGGCGGTGGAGGGGTAAGGCGTGTTGAGCTGCGTCATCGGAGGGATGAGGCTCAAAACGCGAAAAGTGGGGGCTGGCAAGTGAGATTCAGACATGATGTGCACCCATTATCGGTGCCCCCTGTTGGCCGCACGGGCACCATCGGATATCTGCAAAAATCAATAAAACCTACAAAACCACTCAAGGTTATAGGTTTGATGCCGAACTCCAATGGCTAACTCTTTTTTCAAACTCAACAAGGACACCACCGTGAGCCACATGACCCCTACTTGCGCCTGCTGCGGCCCGCTTCAATTGGCCGGCAATCACTCACGCCGAGGCTTCTTAGCGGCCGGCGCTGCCACGGTGGCTGGCGGCTTGATGGGCATGATGCCCTTCCAAGCCCAAGCTGCAAGCGGCAACTACGAAGCCATGCTGGTCAACTGCATTGACCCGCGCTTCACCACCCTGAGCTGGCAATACATGGGCCTGTTGCAAGGCATCAGCCGCGACAAGTTAACAGACAACTACAGCCAATTCGTGATCGCAGGCGGCCCCATTGGCGCGGTGCACCCCAAGTTCTCTGCTTGGCACAAAGCGTATTGGGACAACTTGGACATCACTGTTTCCTTGCACCACATCAAGCGCGTGGTGGGTATCACCCACCGCGATTGTGGCGCTGCCAAACTGGCGTTCGGCGATGACAAAGTGGCAGACAAGCACGATGAAACCGAAGCGCATGCAGAGGCCTTGAATGAGTTCCGCCGCCAGGTTCAAAAACGCCACCCCAAGCTAAGCGTCATCACAGGCGTGATGAGCTTGGATGGTCGTGTCGATTTGATTGGCTAAACCGCTAAAGCCCTAGCACCTTGCGCCGATATAGAGGGTTCAAGGTTGCTATGGTTTATGACCGCTCTCGCCACCAGCCCGAAGTTTGAGGACGCGTGTGGACTCCAATTCACCGCCGAGAGCGGTCCCCTTTTATTTGCACGCCACCTCATGGATGCGGTAGTGCTTGATGTCATCGAAGCGCAGCGGCGTTTTGATGAATTGCTTGGCAAACTCTGAATTGCTGCCTTGAATGAAAGCGTCTTTCATCGTGTGCGTGATGAACGGTGTCTTCCCTGCCCCATCGCGGTAAAAAATACGCTCGGTCAACTGAATCGTTTGATCTTGGCAATTCAACTCATAAGTCGATTGCTCAGATGCGTAGTTGTACAAGGTCACTTTCACCACAGCTTTGGGCGTGTGATAGGGCACCTTGGCATCGACGGGCAGCTGCGAAAACGTGCGCAGCACCTTCACCTTGCCTTTGTCCTCCACAGGCGCGAAGTAATACTCGTTCGAGGCGTGGTTGTTGTTCGTGAAATACACCCAACCGGCCCAAGCCGAGGGCTGCATGGCAATCACGAACAGTATGAGTAAATATTGAGGCATAAGGTGTTGAGATTTTATGACGGTCTAAATCGTGGAAAATCATGCACATGACTGACGCAACTACACAACGCCCCGCCCTGCCCGACCACCTGTCGATCGACCCACGCAGCCCACACTATGCACCTGCGGTGTTTGAACACGAGATTGGCATTCGCTTCAACGACAAAGAACGCTTCGATGTGGAAGAGTATTGCCTGTCTGAAGGCTGGGTCAAAGTTCCTGCCAACAAAACGCTCGACCGTAAAGGCAAACCTCTGCTCATCAAAATCAAAGGCAAAGTCGAAGCGTTCTACAAGTAAAAACACCAAGTATGAGTAAGGCGTATTTGATCGGCCAAATCACGGTCACGAACCCGCAAGCTTATGCGGTGTATTCCGCACAAGTACCGCACACCATTGCGGCATTTGGCGGCAAATATTTGGTCCGTGGGGGCCATGCCACTCAATTGGAGGGGCAAGCCCAAGGCGAACGCAACGTGGTGGTGGAGTTTCCGAGCCGTGAAATTGCTGAAGCTTGGTACAACAGCGAAGCCTACCAAGCCATCCTTCAACACCGCCTCAACAACTCCACAGGGGCGCTCGCTTTGGTCGATGGTTACGACCTATGAAGCTGGCACGAATTCAAAAGATTGGCCTAGTCTTCTTTGTTTGCACCCTACTGCCAGCCTATTGGATTGCAAATTGGCGCTACGAAGCAAACTTAGCCAACCTCACCGAAACGCTGAACAAAGAGCAGGCACTGCACCTCAGCACAGACAAGCTGCTGAGCAATTGCGAAAAAAATGCCGAGGGCAAAGCACACCCATACGATGCAACGCATCAAATCTGCAACCAAGGTTCGGACATCCATGCGCGTACGGATCATGCAATGGATTTGTTAACGCAAGAAAAAGCAAACAATGAAACCAAGTGGTATCGCAACTTTGCACTTTCTATCTTGTTCTTTAACCTGCTTGCCGCAGCCCTTTACCGCTTGAATACTTACCTCAACCGAGACGTTGGATAAGCACCGTCAAGCTGGCAAAACAGGCAAGAAAAAAGCCGTTACTGCGAACAGTAACGGCTTTTTATTTGGAGGCGCGACCCAGAGTCGAACTGGGCTAAACGGATTTGCAACGTATATACGTCTAAATTTACCCATATAAATCAATGCGTTATCAATTAATTCCTGAGCCGTGTAATAAAACGTGTAATTGATACTTAGCCTTCATTCCAAACTTTTAAACGAGCTTTGACCAGAGACTGCGGCAATCGGCATCTGGGGTGAGTATGAATTCTGCTCAATCAAACAACTTCTTCTCAGCGGCCACATGTTGCATTACATCCAATAGTGATTCACGTAGCGTGATTAAGTGTGACCCGCAGATGACGACCGCGCTGCTTGATGAATTGACAAATCACTGTCATATTAAGCATGCTGGCAACGATTTTTTACGTTTGATTTAGGGTAATGCTACTGAATGCTACTTCGCAGTTTGCATCATTTGCGGCAACCACAATGAAATTTCAGGTATGTAGGTAATTGCGATCAACGACAGAAACAAGGGGATCAACCACGGCATGATCGCCACCGTGGTTCTCTCGACCGAAAGCTTGGAGATTCGTGCCAACACGAACAGCACCATGCCGAGCGGAGGATGAAGCAATCCGATCATCAGGTTCAGCACCATGATCAAACCAAAATGAATTGGATCAATGCCTAACTTCAAAACGATCGGCAACAAAATTGGGACCAAGATCGTGATGGCCGCAGTCGTATCAATGAAGCATCCGACAACCAGAATCAGCAGGTTCGCCAAGATCAAAAACACCCACTTGGTTTGGGTAAAGCTTAGGATCCAGTCGGCCAGTATTTGCGCTGCTTGGCTGGTCGTGAGTAACCAAGCAAATATTGATGCGGCGGTCACGATGAACAACACACTAGCAGTGGTTTCAACCGTGTCGAAGGTTGCCTTTGCCAAGCTGCTAAGGGTCATCGACCGATAGCGCACCAGACCTAGAAACAGCGCCCAAACAACCGCCGCCATCGCAGCCTCAGTGGGGGTGAACCAGCCCATGGTCATGCCGCCGATCAGAATGACTGGGGCCATCAGCGCCATCACTGCAGAGAATTTGAAATACCAGTCAGCGAACAGCAGTGCGGCCATGGCGCCACCCACAGCAAAGTTGACCGACACACCGACCAATGTCATAAGCCAAATCGACAATGGGAAAAGTAATACGACCAGAATTTCAACCCCAGCGCTGCCCAAATCTTTCCATGAGAACAGAACGTCGCCGCCCCAGTTGTTGCGGCGCGCAATAAAAGCCACGGTCGCCATCATAAATAGCATCATCACCACGCCCGGCAACACGCCAGCGAGAAAGAGCGCGCCGATTGAGACGTTGGCCATCATGCCGTAAATCACGAAAGGCAGCGATGGCGGGAAAATCGGACCGAGCGTGGCTGATGCAGCCGTCACGCCGACTGCAAATTCTGGACTGTACCCGTGATCTTTCATCGCTTTGATTTCAATCGTGCCAAGCCCAGCTGCATCTGCGATGGCGGTGCCAGACATGCCCGAGAAGATCACTGATCCGACAATATTGACCTGCCCGAGACCGCCCTTCATCCATCCAACCAGGGCCACTGCAAATTTGTAAATGCGTCCGGTAATGCCGGCGATATTCATCAGATTACCGGCAAGTATGAAAAACGGCACAGCCAAAAGTGGAAAGCTTTCAACGCCTGCGATCATTCGCTGGGCCACGATGACATCCGGCACAGACCCGGTGATCAAAATGTACAAGAGCGATGCGATCGCCATGGCCATGGCAACTGGCAACCCAATCAACATCAAGCCAAGAAAAGAACCAATAAGTGTTGTCATGAGTTATGCCTCTGAACCGTCGTAAGCTTGGGGCTTCTCAAGTGCTGAAAAACCAAGTTTTGCGTTTCTCCAGGTGATCTGCCCTGCGCGGATCACCATCATTGAAAAACCGAATAAGGTCAGCCAATAGATGATGTTTTTAGGCCATCTCAGGGTGGTCATTTGTTCATCACCGACCAGCTCGATGTACTTCCATACGAGATAAGTCAGGTACGCAAGAAACACGAGTCGAATCAGATCCACCAACGTGGCCAATCCGCGAGAAACTGAAACCGGTAGATACCGATACAGCAGATCAACTTGGATATGTCGGTCCTTGCGGATACACGTGGCCGCACCGATAAAGACAAGGGCAATCAGACAGTTGGTGGCCAGCTCCTCGGTCCAAGCCAGAGAGTCGTTGAGCGCGTAACGGGTA from Limnohabitans curvus carries:
- a CDS encoding TRAP transporter small permease gives rise to the protein MEQTLSHAAASVEELAHSFDEADHHTADLSDYRFDDWITLGVFWMMVVLVFLQFFTRYALNDSLAWTEELATNCLIALVFIGAATCIRKDRHIQVDLLYRYLPVSVSRGLATLVDLIRLVFLAYLTYLVWKYIELVGDEQMTTLRWPKNIIYWLTLFGFSMMVIRAGQITWRNAKLGFSALEKPQAYDGSEA
- a CDS encoding B12-binding domain-containing radical SAM protein yields the protein MSESHLPAPTFRVLSLIPPMTQLNTPYPSTAYLTGFLRSQGVDAVQEDLALALVLELFTPNGLAQVRASALAQPEAQRSASVNYFLDYFESYQSTIAPTLAFLQGRDATLSHRIAGRGFLPEGPRFASLDAYDDEGSGDPLAWAFGALGQQDRARHLATLYLNDLADVLRDAVDSRFEFVRYAEQLAGSQATFEPLAQALAAAPTLVDDTLQALTLAVIAKHQPQLVLLSVPFPGAVYAAFRMAQTIKAHHPHIHIGLGGGFVNTELRELTEPRVFDYVDFISLDAGERPLLALLEHLQGKRSVQRLVRTFVRNDTGEVRLMNWAEPDVPFEDVGTPTWDGLPLDRYLSLLDMLNPMHRLWSDGRWNKLTVAHGCYWKKCSFCDVSLDYISRYETASASTLVDRIEKIVAETGQTGFHFVDEAAPPKALKALAEELLRRKVHISWWGNIRFEKTFTPELAELLAQSGCIAMSGGLEVASDRLLSLMKKGVSVEQVAQVTKGFSEAGILVHAYLMYGFPTQTLQDTVDALEYVRQLFENGCIQSGFFHRFACTVHSPVGQNPADYGVQVVPLPEVSFAKNDIAFIDPTGTDHDTLGLGLKKAIYNYMHGVGVEEDVRQWFELPKAKCPKTTVPRHKIAKALGY
- a CDS encoding DUF1330 domain-containing protein, which translates into the protein MSKAYLIGQITVTNPQAYAVYSAQVPHTIAAFGGKYLVRGGHATQLEGQAQGERNVVVEFPSREIAEAWYNSEAYQAILQHRLNNSTGALALVDGYDL
- a CDS encoding DUF3297 family protein; translated protein: MTDATTQRPALPDHLSIDPRSPHYAPAVFEHEIGIRFNDKERFDVEEYCLSEGWVKVPANKTLDRKGKPLLIKIKGKVEAFYK
- a CDS encoding twin-arginine translocation signal domain-containing protein — translated: MTPTCACCGPLQLAGNHSRRGFLAAGAATVAGGLMGMMPFQAQAASGNYEAMLVNCIDPRFTTLSWQYMGLLQGISRDKLTDNYSQFVIAGGPIGAVHPKFSAWHKAYWDNLDITVSLHHIKRVVGITHRDCGAAKLAFGDDKVADKHDETEAHAEALNEFRRQVQKRHPKLSVITGVMSLDGRVDLIG
- a CDS encoding TRAP transporter large permease → MTTLIGSFLGLMLIGLPVAMAMAIASLLYILITGSVPDVIVAQRMIAGVESFPLLAVPFFILAGNLMNIAGITGRIYKFAVALVGWMKGGLGQVNIVGSVIFSGMSGTAIADAAGLGTIEIKAMKDHGYSPEFAVGVTAASATLGPIFPPSLPFVIYGMMANVSIGALFLAGVLPGVVMMLFMMATVAFIARRNNWGGDVLFSWKDLGSAGVEILVVLLFPLSIWLMTLVGVSVNFAVGGAMAALLFADWYFKFSAVMALMAPVILIGGMTMGWFTPTEAAMAAVVWALFLGLVRYRSMTLSSLAKATFDTVETTASVLFIVTAASIFAWLLTTSQAAQILADWILSFTQTKWVFLILANLLILVVGCFIDTTAAITILVPILLPIVLKLGIDPIHFGLIMVLNLMIGLLHPPLGMVLFVLARISKLSVERTTVAIMPWLIPLFLSLIAITYIPEISLWLPQMMQTAK